The Longimicrobiales bacterium nucleotide sequence CACCTGCCAGCTCCTTAGGCACTCTGTCCCCAAGGTCAGCTACGGTGCGTTCGGCAGCCCGGCCGGCCAGGGCAGCAGACACCCCGTCGGGAAGTGACCGCGCCAGCTCAATGGACCCACGCACGACACCTGGGCGAAGCCCAGCAGCCGTTTCGATCGCGGAAGAGAGGGGTGCCTCAGCGAACCACTCCGACACACGCCCTCTATAGAACAGCGTCCCGCCTACCACGAGAACGAGGGCGATGCCGTCGAGAATCGCGGGCACGTCGCTCCCTGGCCTCCATCCATTCGGGCCGGCCAGAAACCACGCGACGACCAGGAGCAGGCTGACACCTGTGACAGTCCAAATCACCGCGGCCGTCGCAGCTCTCTTCTTGAGATGCTCACGGACGGCACGAACGCGACCGTCCAAGTTCCCCGATGCTGGACTCAAGACACCCCCTGACCCAGTACAAAAAGGAACAGATTCACGCCCATACGAATCGCCTGCTCGCGCACATCTGCAGGATCCTCGTGAACACCTGCATCCTCCCACCCATCTCCCAGATCCGACTCAAACGAGTAGAACACCACCATTCGTCCCTCGTAGAAGATCCCAAACGCCTGAGGCGGTGCGCCATCATGCTCGTGGATCTTCGGCAACCCTTCCGGGAAGTCATAGAACGTATGGAAGACAGGATGCTCGGGCGGGATCTCCGTGAGTTCAGCATCCGGAAAGATCTTCGCGATCTCCTCCCGGAACGATTCATCGAGCCCATAGTTGTCATCCGCGTGCAGGAATCCGCCTGCAAGCAGGTATTCGCGTATCGTCGCCCGTTCTGCGTTGGAGAATCGGACGTCACCGTGACCCGTCATGTACAAATATGGATGATCGAACAAACCCGGATCGAGAGGGCGAACATTAGTTTCTTCGCGCGCTACGGAAATGCCGGATCGTTCTCGAATCGCGGACAACAGATTCGAGAGTGACGACGGGTTTGCGTACCAATCTCCACCACCTTCGTACTGTAGCCGCGCGATCGTTATCGAATCGGTGGCAACGGGTACTGAAGGTGTGATGGGACCCGCCAACAGGGCTGTCAGGAGCATCCAACTCATACGTCTTCTGTGTCCTCACGGAGGCTTTGGACGATACGGTACGCGTCGTTCCGCGATAGGTCGAGACGGGCGGCCAAATCCTTTGCAGCCTCAGAAGGCTTGACCCCCTCGGAGAGGAGGTCACGAGCCACTTCCCGCCCCCGGTCCATCAGCTGCGCGTGAACCTCTTCGGACTCCTCATCACCGCTCGGAGCAACGACGAACGTGACCTCGCCCCGCGGCTCATTCTCCTGGTAGTAGGCGAGCACCTCCACGAGAGTGCCTCTCTGGAACTCTTCATAGATCTTCGTCAACTCACGCGCTACGGCGACTTCTCGCTGTGCCCCACAGGCGTCCATCAGGTCTTGAAGCAGACGGACGGTACGTTGCGGAGATTCGAAGAGTACAACGGTCTCGTTCGACGTCCTCACACGCTCGAGCAGAGCCCGTCGCCCACCTCCCTTTTTGTCCGGAAAGCCGAGGAAGGCAAAACGCTCCGTCGGAAGACCCGACCCGACCAACGCCGCGAGCACGGCTGAAGCACCTGGAATCGGCACGACGTCGTGTCCGGCGTCGGCGACTCGCTTCACCAACGACTCGCCCGGGTCGGACACCAATGGAGTCCCTGCGTCGGACACGAGCGCGACATTCTCTCCGGAATCGAGCCATCCCATGACGGACGCCACTCGCCCTCTTTCGTTGTGTTGATGCAGCGACACGAGACGTGCCTCAGCGCCCACGCGCTCAGCTAAAGGTCGCGTGCGGCGGGTATCCTCGGCGAGAATCCGGTCCACCGAACGAAGCACAGCTTCGGCTCGCGCGGACAGATCGCCCAGGTTTCCAATCGGGGTGCTGACGAGATAGAGGGTAGCCACGCAAAAACATACAGCGAGAGACCAGCCAGGGGGCCCCCGGCCGGCCTCTCATGTATCAATCGTTAGGGCGCACGGGCCGCCGAGGCAGCCCCTATTCCAACTCCCTATAGATGCTGTTGGATCTTCTCTTCCAGGTGGGGACGCGGAACCGCGCCGATCACCTTATCCACCAACTCACCATCCTTGAAGAACAGGATGCTCGGAATCGACGTCACCCGGAAGCGTGTCGTCACGCTCGGGTTCGAATCCACGTTCAACTTCCCAACCCGAAGTCCCTTGTCCGCGTATTCGCCGGCAAGTTCCTCAACGATGGGTGCTACCATCTTACACGGGCCGCACCATGTGGCCCAGAAGTCGATCATCTGCAGCCCCTCACCGGCTTCAATCTCGTCGGCGAAGTTTGCATCCGTGACTTCCAAAATCGCGTCACTCGTTGCCATTTAGGCTCTCCTTTGTGTCCTTTCGACGGGCCGACGCGTGTCCGTCAGCCCACATCCCATACCAAGCCAAGTCGGCACAGGACCATGTCGCAATTATTCGAAACCGCTCTACCGCTCGATCACGTCGCGATGGCCGTTCAGTCTATCGACGAAGCTCTTCGCCTCTTCGAACTCATATCAGGGGAAACCGGTTCCCCGCCCCAGACCATCGAATCTCAAGGAGTCCGTGTCACCTTTGTCGGCATGATCGAACTCCTTGAACCTCTCGGTCCGGACACCACAGTGGGGCGTTTTCTCAAGCGTCGCGGATCCGGGCTCCACCACGTGGCATACCGAACCAACAACATCGTTTCAGAACTCGCCCGACTCAATTCGGAAGGCATTCGACTCATCGACTCGGAGCCTCGCCCCGGAGCCCATGGTCTCGTCGCCTTCCTGCACCCTTCCAGCACCGGTGGGGTGTTGGTCGAGCTCGTACAGCACTCGGACTGACCCATCAGGTCGCCCGTAGATCAAATACTTTGCGGTTCCCAGCAGCAGTTAGCGGCCAGCCATCACCATCGCTAGGTCTACTTGCTCTACCAGCCAGCGGCCGTCATTCGTCTGGACCACAACGAAGGGGACGTTGCTGATCGCCTTGTTCCCCACCGTCAACGTCACGTAGATCCTCGTCGCCGGAACCGATCGCCCAGCAACCATTTCTTCCCGGACAATCCGGTAATCTTGGTGTTCGAGAATCGACGAGATCGCTTCCATTTGGATCTCGACATCTTCGCGACGGCGAGTCTCCATGTAGTCGCCGTCCGTCGTCCCGAAGATCCGCCCCATACCGTGGAGGTCCCGGGAATTAGCAGCCTGCAAGAACCGCTCAACAGAGATTTGCGGGAGCACAGCCGCTGCGGCACCAGACTCGATAATCGTCGTCGTGCATGCGGAGAGCAACGTCGTCAGCAGCACAAGTCCGAGGATCACAAATCTGGGGTCACGCGCGGTCTGAGGCATGCTGCTCCTAGGCCAGGGATTCCGTCCGCCGACGCAATCTCGACAAATCGGGCGTGTCGAGGAAGGTGTCACCCTACGGATGGCGGGCTGTCGGCCAACGCGTTCGGTGGAACTGCTTCGAAGTCCAACCCAGTGCGGTCTTTGGCCACATCGACGAGGACCTTGGTCCCTTCCGGAACCTCCTCCTCCAACAGGTATAGCGCCAGCGGATCCTGAATCGAACCTTGGATGGCGCGCTTCAAGGGGCGTGCACCGTAGGCCGGTTCATAGCCTTCCTCCGCCAGGTACAGCTGCGCGGCAGGCGTAACCTCAAGGACGATACCGAGATCGCTTGTCAACTCGGACACGCGCTCCAGTTGGAGTTTGACAATGCGCGCGAGTTCGGGGGTCCCTAGGGGCCGGAAGACGACGATGTCGTCGACCCGGTTGAGGAACTCGGGTCGGAAGTGACTGTTGAGTTGGCCCCGCACCGCCCCATCTACAGCCTCCCAATCAGCACCGTCGGCCAACTCGAGGATGTCTTGGCTTCCGATGTTCGAGGTCATGATGATCACGACATTACGGAAGTCGACCGTTCTCCCTTGTGCGTCTGTGAGTCGCCCGTCGTCCAAGATCTGCAGGAGGACGTTGAACACCTCGGGGTGCGCCTTCTCGATTTCGTCAAAGAGCACCACAGCGTGTGGCCTTCTCCTCACGGCTTCGGTGAGTTGACCGCCTTCTTCATATCCGACGTAGCCGGGAGGCGCTCCAATCAGCCGTGCTACCGCGTGCTTCTCCATGTATTCGGACATGTCGATGCGGACCATCGCGCGATCGTCATCAAAGATGAACTCCGCCAACCCGCGAGCGGTCTCAGTCTTTCCGACGCCCGTGGGCCCCAGGAAGATGAAGGATCCGACAGGCCGGTCAGGATCTTGTAACCCAGCCCGGGAACGACGTACCGCGTTCGACACAGCCGTCACCGCCTCCGCCTGCCCGACGATCCGCTCGCCAAGGTGTTCTTCCAGGTGTGTGAGTCGTTGGCGCTCTGACTCCATGAGGCGAGTGACAGGAATCCCAGTCCACTCCGCGACGACACCCGCGATGTCGTCCGCCTCCACCTCTTCCTTCAGGAACTTGTGGTCTTTCTGTAGCTCGGCTAAACGGGCGGCCAGCACCTCAACCTCTTCCTCGGCATTCGGAATTTCACCGTAGTTGATTTCGGCGGCGCGGTTCAGCTCGCCAGTTCGTGTCGTGCGGTCGGCCTCGCCACGCAATTCGTCGATGGAAGTCCTCAATGCCTGAATCTGTTCGATCACGTCCTTCTCTGCCTGCCAGCGCGCCTTCATACCCTGGCCCTTCTCCGTGAGCTCGCCAAGCTCCGCCTCGATCACCCGTCGTCGTTCGCGGGCAGGCCCATCGGTCTCCTCCTGCAGCGCCTGCCGCTCGATCTCGAGTTGGACACGACGACGCTCCACCTCATCGATCTCTTGGGGTAGCGAGTCGATCTCGATACGCAGTCTGCTCCCGGCTTCATCGATGAGATCGATCGCCTTGTCCGGAAGAAAACGCCCGCCGATGTAACGATCCGACAGCTTCGCAGCAGCGATAACCGCGTCGTCTGTGATGCGGACGCCGTGATGGACTTCGTAGCGCTCTTTGAGGCCACGAAGAATGGCGACCGTATCTTCAACCGATGGCGGGGCGATGTAGACCGGCTGAAACCTGCGCTCTAGAGCTGGGTCCTTCTCGATGCGCTTTCGGTATTCATCCAGGGTCGTCGCACCTACGAGACGTAGTTCGCCGCGCGCTAGGGCTGGCTTGAGCATGTTTCCAGCGTCCACCGCGCCTTCTGCAGCCCCCGCACCTACGATGGTGTGTATCTCGTCGATGAACATCACGTAGCGACCGTCCGCGGCAGTGATCTCCTTCAACACTGCTTTCATTCGTTCCTCGAATTCACCCCGGTACTTGGCCCCAGCGAGCATCGACGCGATATCCAACTGCAACAGCTTCTTGTTGGCCAACGAGGTCGGCACATCACCTTCGACCATTCGCTGGGCTAGGCCCTCCACGATCGCAGTCTTACCCACTCCGGGCTCACCAATCAGCACCGGATTGTTCTTCGTGCGACGAGCCAGAACCTTGATGACGCGACGAATCTCTTCGTCACGGCCGATCACCGGATCGAGTTTCCCCCGCCTGGCCGTCTCGGTGAGATCACGCGAGAACCGAGCCAGAGCTCGATAGCTGTCTTCGGGGGTGTCGTCGGTCACACGATGCGAGCCCCGGACCGCCTCCACGGCTGCTCGCACTTCGGACAGCGTTGCCCCCACGTCTCTCAGGATCCTCCCCGCGTCGTCCTTTTCCCCCGTCAGGGCCAAGAGGAGATGCTCGGTCGACACAAACTCATCTCCGAGTTCGCGGGACATGTCCTCGGCTCCATCCAGGGCCACTCTCAGATCTCTGGATAGATTGGCGTCGGAACCGCCCTCGATCCGGGCCATACGATCGAGCGCCTCCTTGGCCCTGGACTGCACAAGCCCAACCGGCACCTCGAGCTTCTGCAGGATGGGCACGACGATGCCCTCTTCCTGGCCGAGCAGTACATCCAAGAGGTGGACGCCATGGATTTCGGCATTACCGCGCTGACGCGCCTCAAGGGCGGCACCTTGGAGTGCCGCTGAAGCCTTCACCGTGAGTCTGTCTGCACTGAGCATATCTACCCCCTGCCATATCGGCAGCCTTGTTTCGGTTCCCCCGTTATAATCGCAAGACCGGGCCAAAACCACATGCCCCGGATCTCTCAACGTCGTTCGGGATATCACTCGCACACCAATCACACAAACCCGGTGGCGTCATTTCGATGCATAGATCCTCAAGCACATCGTGGCTCGCCGTTCTCGCGGTCGGCGCCTTGTTCTTTGGCTGCGGAGGCAGTACGTCGGGGCCAGCACCGGCGGAGGTCCCCGATCGTGAGGTGTTCATCGCCGCTTACATTGATCTGCGCGTCGAAGCCCTGACCACCGCCGAGGGTGAGCTGACCGACGAAGGACGAGCGGAAGTTCTCGCCCGTCACACCGTCACCGAAGATCAACTCGTAGCGTTCGTGAACTACCACGGTGAGAACATCACCTTCATGCGGGACGTGTGGAACGACGTCGAATTGAGACTCGATGCGCAGCGCCCTTCAGTCGATGAAGGTCGCTAGCTCCGCCACTTAATTCTGTGCGCGCCCTGATCCACTGGGGATTCGTACTCCGATCGCCCGCGCATTGCGACTCTCAGGGGACCCGAGATGTCGATCCCGGCGGCGATCGCCATGGGTCCGGACGCGCCCTCGCCCACCATGGCCCGATCGCCCATATCCGGCGTCCCCCGCCGATGGAGCCGAGTCGCAAGCGCGCCGAGACCACTCCCCGGCGAGGACTCAGTACGAATACGGGAAAGTCAGTCGGGGGCGCCGGCCCCACGAGTGAGGGCCCCTCCGAAGCGATCTGAGCAGAGGCCGGAGCTGCGGCGCAGAGGACGAAGAGTGCAGCGGTCATGGCGAACTTGCGCACAGACGAATCTCCCGGTTGCAACAGAATCGAGATTCGGTCAAAGTGAAGGAGCCATTCGGGCTCAGTAGCGTGAACACAGAGGTGCGAGTGTCGTTCCAACGTGTCTTCAGTGGTGCTCCATGGGAGAAGCGTGTAGGCTATTGCCGTGCGCTCCGAGTGGGCGATCGCGTCTTCGTGACGGGCACAGCGGCGGTAAACGAAGACGGATCCGCGTTCGCCCCCGGAGATGCTTACGCCCAGGCGCAGCGCTGTTTCGAGCTCATGGCAACGGCGCTTAGCGCGGTTGGCGCGGGATTTGCAGATGTCACCCGCACCAGAATGTTCGTTACTGACATTGATCGATGGGAAGAGTACGGTCGTGCTCACGGGGAGGTGTTTGGTGAATTTCCCCCGACCACGACCATGGTGGAAGTTAGGCGACTGATCGACCCGGACATGCTAATCGAGATCGAAGCGGACGCGGTCGTCTTGAGCGACGCATCCGACAACCTGGAGTAGAAGACATCATGATCAAATCTAGACAGTTGTGGTTCGCTGCATTCCTCGGCCTGCTCCCGATGAGCGCGAGCGCCCAGGCGGTTCTCCCGATGGGTGAAACCTCGAGTGGGAGCGCCGCCCCCGGCTCTCCGGCCGAATTCAGCGTCACCTTAGATGGACCGGGCTTCCTGACGGTCGTCGTGCGTGAAGAAAAGGGGGGCGAGGAGGACTTGCTCCTCTCGGTGACCGACAACGAGTATCAGACGCTCCCGGATGGACGCTCCGATCAAGATCTGGGCGGCGTCATGAGCGCCGAGCAAGTCGTCGTGCGTATCCCGCAGGCAGGTACGTACGTCACCATCGTCGAGCTCCCCTACGGCGACGCCACTGTCGATTTCGAAATCGGCGGGGCGTTCCTGAGCACAGCCCTCGCCGCCGGCATTCCTGATCCGGACGGGCGTCCGAGCGGAGCGCTTTCGCTTACTGTCGGCACCATGCACGAGGCCACAATCGATCCTTCCGTCGGTGATGCGTGGGACTGGTTCAGTATCACAGCGAAGTCGGCAGGTGTGCTGATCGTGTTCACCCGGGCGAACAACACGGCGGAGGGTGACCTAAAGCTCGAGATCTTCCGAGCGGACGACTTTCGAGACCCCTTCGACAGCTCGGATCAAGATCAGAGCGGAGTGCTCACGAACGAGTCGCTGAACGCCGATGTCGCCGCAGGTGAGACGGTGTACATCAAGGTCTCGCCGTCATTCGGATTCGGGGGTGGTGGCCCCGTCGCGTTCAAAATGGGATCGGTGATCGTCCCTGGCTGACCAATCGGCGCGGCCGCCCATTTCCACTCCGACTTTGGCGGTCGCGCCACTTACTCCCACTCGATGGTCGCGGGCGGCTTCGAACTCACGTCGTACGTGACCCGGTTCACGCCTTTGACCTCGTTGATGATCCGCGTCGAGATCCGTGCCAGCACGTCGTGCGGGAACGGATACCAATCGGCCGTCATCCCGTCACGGGACGTCACCGCTCGAAGGGCAAGGACATTCTCGTAGGTCCGTGCGTCACCCATCACCCCGACAGACTGAACCGGTAGCAGCACGGCGAACGCCTGCCAGATCTCGTCATAGAGGCCGGCCTCGCGGATCTCATCAAGGTAGATCGCGTCGGCCTCCCGAAGCACGGCGAGGCGTTCCTCGGTGATGTCCCCGAGGACGCGAATGGCGAGGCCGGGCCCCGGGAATGGGTGACGGCCCACGAAGTCCTCGGGCAGACCGAGCTCTCGACCTACCTGACGCACCTCGTCCTTGAACAATTCCCGGAGAGGCTCTATCAGGTCGAAGGGCACGTCCTCTGGAAGACCCCCCACGTTGTGGTGGCTCTTGATGGTCACCGATGGGCCTCCGGCGGAAACCGACTCGATCACGTCCGGATAAAGAGTGCCTTGCACCAGGAAACCCGCGCCAGTCTCCTCACTCTTCGCGGTCGCATCAAACACTTGAATGAATCGACTCCCGATGGCTTTTCGTTTCGCCTCGGGTTCCGTGACCCCCTCCAGGTCACCTAAGAAAGCCTCGCTGGCATCCACAACCACAAGCTTCATGTTGTAGTGATGCCGGAACATCCGCTCGACCTGATCGCGCTCATTTTTCCGCATCATGCCATGATCGACGAAGATGCACGTGAGTCGATCCCCGATCGCGCGGTGGACGAGTACTGCTGCGACCGACGAGTCCACGCCTCCGGACAGTCCACATACAGCCGCACCCTCTCCGACCTGGTCGCGAATGCGAGCGATGGTATCGTCGATGAAGGCACCAGCTGTCCAAGTGGGCCGTACCGCCGCGACTTTGAAGAGGAAGTTGGAAATGATCTCGCCGCCGCGATGGGTGTGGGCCACCTCGGGGTGGAACTGCACCGCATGTATGGGCCGATCCTCCGAGCGAAAGCCTGCGCATGGCAAGGTCGCGGTCGAGGCGGTCTTCACGTATCCCGGAGGCGGCTCATCCACATGATCGCCGTGGGAACACCACACCTGCGTGCCTTCGTCCATCGAGAAGCCTGCGAACAGGCCCTCGTCCGTCTCCACGCGCAACTCGGCCCGTCCGTACTCGCGGTGCCCGTGGACAACCTCGGCACCTTCCATGTGGGCGATCAGCTGCATCCCGTAACAGATCCCGAGCACAGGGATCCCTAGCGTCAGAATCGCGGGATCCGTCGTCGGGACGCCCTCGTCATAAACGGACGAGGGCCCACCACTGAGAATGATGGCCGCAGGCACCCACTCTTGTATCCACTCAAGAGAACGTGTCGACGGATGGATCTCGCAGTACACACGTTCCTCGCGAATCCGGCGCGCGATGAGCTGGGTGAACTGGGAGCCGAAATCCAGAATCAGGACTCGATCATGCTCTTGGGTCATTCTTCCCCTCGGATGAGGTCTTCTAAGGTCTCGCGACGCCGTATGAGTTCGATCTCGTAACCGTACACCAATGCCTCGGCAGGTCGGAGGCGGCCGTTGTAGTTGGAGGCCATGGTGAAGCCGTAGGCGCCCACCGTCTGGACCGCGAGGAGGTCCCCCGCTCGGGGGAGGGGCAACGTCCGATCCAGTGCCAGAAAATCTCCGGTCTCACAGATCGGTCCGACGACGTCTACCACGTCCTCCGGGAGTTGCGCCGGGTCCGCCACGTGCTCGATGGCGTGATAGCCACCGTAGTGACTCGGCCGGATGAGTTCACTCATCCCCCCATCCACGATGACGAAGGTTTTCCCTTCCGTCTTCTTCACATATTGGACGCGCGTGAGCAAGGCGCCGGCGTCTCCAACGATGGAGCGGCCCGGCTCCAGGACCAGCCGCAGTCCTGCGGCCTGTACCCGAGGGATTACCTCAGCTGCCAACTGATGTATGTCCAAGCCGGGGTCGTCGTCATACTGAATGCCATAACCACCCCCAATGTCGAGATATTCGAGTGTGATCCCAGCCTCACTCAACTCGAACACGAGCTTGAGGACTCTCTCCAACGCGTGGACATAGGGACGCGGGTCAATAATCTGAGAGCCGATGTGCATATCGATACCGATCGGCTTGAGCGCTGCTCTGCCCCGGGCCCATAGGTAGAGTTCGCGCGTCTCATTCCAAGGCACGCCGAACTTCGTCGCCCTCGTACCGGTCCGTGTGTAGTCGTGCGGAGTCGCCGCGAACACATCTGGATTCACCCGAACGCCGAATGAAGCGACGACACCCATTCGGCCAGCCACCGAATCGATTCGCTCCAACTCTTCCCGGCTTTCGACGTTGAACGCATAGATCCGTTCTTTAAGAGCCGTCTCGATCTCTTCTTCGGTCTTTCCAACGCCCGCAAACACAATGTGCTCAGGGGCGAAGCCGGCACGCCTGGCCCGAAAGAGCTCACCGAGGCTTGTGATGTCCGCCCCGCATCCCAGCGCCTGCAGGCGTTTTAGAATCGACAGATTACCGTTCGCTTTGACCGAGTACGCGATCAGGTGGTCCACCCCCGCAAACGCGGAGCGGAAGGCTTGGACACGTTCCTCGATTCGGCGGGCGTCATACACATACAGCGGGGTACCAAAGCGCTCGGCCAACTCCGCCGCGGGCACGTCACCGCAGTGGAGCTGGCCGTTTACACGGCCGAAGGGCGGCGTTAGTAAGCTCTCGCCCAAGCCACCTCCGTCACCGAGTCGCCTTCACCCGAGACACACTTGGTCGGCGTATCCGTCGAACGGAACTCCTCACTCGGGAGCACGCGGATTGTTGCCTTCATGCGTTCCTTCACAATCTCTTCGACTGCACCGTCACCACTCCAGCCCGTGTACACGAAGCCCGCTCCGTCCTTGAAGGCTTCCTCGAGCTCGCTCAAGGATTTCACACCCCGAACGGAGTTCTCTTCGCGGCGGGCGAGAGCCGCCTGCATGAGCTCGGTCTGGAAACCCTCCAATCGGTCAGGCAACTCACCGAGCACCTGTGCCTCGGGAAGGAATGCCTTTCGCTTTTCTCCCTCGGGAACCAGGCGCCTCGCCAGAGCGAGCTGCCCCTGTTCGAGATCCTTCGGCCCGATCTCAATACGGAAGGGCACTCCCTTTCGCTCCCACTCGAAGTACTTCGCCCCGGGGGAGATATGGTCACGCGCGTCAATCTTGGCGCGAATGCCCTGGTCCTTAAGACGCAGCCGGACCTCTTCGGCCTTCTCAAGGACAGGAGTCACGTCGTCCCCGCGGAGGATCGGGATGATGACCACCTGGACGGGAGCGAGTCGCGGCGGAATGATCAAGCCATCATCGTCACCGTGGGTCATGATGAGCCCACCGACCAACCGGGTCGACACCCCCC carries:
- the rsmI gene encoding 16S rRNA (cytidine(1402)-2'-O)-methyltransferase is translated as MATLYLVSTPIGNLGDLSARAEAVLRSVDRILAEDTRRTRPLAERVGAEARLVSLHQHNERGRVASVMGWLDSGENVALVSDAGTPLVSDPGESLVKRVADAGHDVVPIPGASAVLAALVGSGLPTERFAFLGFPDKKGGGRRALLERVRTSNETVVLFESPQRTVRLLQDLMDACGAQREVAVARELTKIYEEFQRGTLVEVLAYYQENEPRGEVTFVVAPSGDEESEEVHAQLMDRGREVARDLLSEGVKPSEAAKDLAARLDLSRNDAYRIVQSLREDTEDV
- a CDS encoding VOC family protein, whose protein sequence is MSQLFETALPLDHVAMAVQSIDEALRLFELISGETGSPPQTIESQGVRVTFVGMIELLEPLGPDTTVGRFLKRRGSGLHHVAYRTNNIVSELARLNSEGIRLIDSEPRPGAHGLVAFLHPSSTGGVLVELVQHSD
- a CDS encoding RidA family protein, with product MKEPFGLSSVNTEVRVSFQRVFSGAPWEKRVGYCRALRVGDRVFVTGTAAVNEDGSAFAPGDAYAQAQRCFELMATALSAVGAGFADVTRTRMFVTDIDRWEEYGRAHGEVFGEFPPTTTMVEVRRLIDPDMLIEIEADAVVLSDASDNLE
- the trxA gene encoding thioredoxin — its product is MATSDAILEVTDANFADEIEAGEGLQMIDFWATWCGPCKMVAPIVEELAGEYADKGLRVGKLNVDSNPSVTTRFRVTSIPSILFFKDGELVDKVIGAVPRPHLEEKIQQHL
- the lysA gene encoding diaminopimelate decarboxylase codes for the protein MGESLLTPPFGRVNGQLHCGDVPAAELAERFGTPLYVYDARRIEERVQAFRSAFAGVDHLIAYSVKANGNLSILKRLQALGCGADITSLGELFRARRAGFAPEHIVFAGVGKTEEEIETALKERIYAFNVESREELERIDSVAGRMGVVASFGVRVNPDVFAATPHDYTRTGTRATKFGVPWNETRELYLWARGRAALKPIGIDMHIGSQIIDPRPYVHALERVLKLVFELSEAGITLEYLDIGGGYGIQYDDDPGLDIHQLAAEVIPRVQAAGLRLVLEPGRSIVGDAGALLTRVQYVKKTEGKTFVIVDGGMSELIRPSHYGGYHAIEHVADPAQLPEDVVDVVGPICETGDFLALDRTLPLPRAGDLLAVQTVGAYGFTMASNYNGRLRPAEALVYGYEIELIRRRETLEDLIRGEE
- the guaA gene encoding glutamine-hydrolyzing GMP synthase, which codes for MTQEHDRVLILDFGSQFTQLIARRIREERVYCEIHPSTRSLEWIQEWVPAAIILSGGPSSVYDEGVPTTDPAILTLGIPVLGICYGMQLIAHMEGAEVVHGHREYGRAELRVETDEGLFAGFSMDEGTQVWCSHGDHVDEPPPGYVKTASTATLPCAGFRSEDRPIHAVQFHPEVAHTHRGGEIISNFLFKVAAVRPTWTAGAFIDDTIARIRDQVGEGAAVCGLSGGVDSSVAAVLVHRAIGDRLTCIFVDHGMMRKNERDQVERMFRHHYNMKLVVVDASEAFLGDLEGVTEPEAKRKAIGSRFIQVFDATAKSEETGAGFLVQGTLYPDVIESVSAGGPSVTIKSHHNVGGLPEDVPFDLIEPLRELFKDEVRQVGRELGLPEDFVGRHPFPGPGLAIRVLGDITEERLAVLREADAIYLDEIREAGLYDEIWQAFAVLLPVQSVGVMGDARTYENVLALRAVTSRDGMTADWYPFPHDVLARISTRIINEVKGVNRVTYDVSSKPPATIEWE
- a CDS encoding DUF4159 domain-containing protein, with the translated sequence MSWMLLTALLAGPITPSVPVATDSITIARLQYEGGGDWYANPSSLSNLLSAIRERSGISVAREETNVRPLDPGLFDHPYLYMTGHGDVRFSNAERATIREYLLAGGFLHADDNYGLDESFREEIAKIFPDAELTEIPPEHPVFHTFYDFPEGLPKIHEHDGAPPQAFGIFYEGRMVVFYSFESDLGDGWEDAGVHEDPADVREQAIRMGVNLFLFVLGQGVS
- the clpB gene encoding ATP-dependent chaperone ClpB, which encodes MLSADRLTVKASAALQGAALEARQRGNAEIHGVHLLDVLLGQEEGIVVPILQKLEVPVGLVQSRAKEALDRMARIEGGSDANLSRDLRVALDGAEDMSRELGDEFVSTEHLLLALTGEKDDAGRILRDVGATLSEVRAAVEAVRGSHRVTDDTPEDSYRALARFSRDLTETARRGKLDPVIGRDEEIRRVIKVLARRTKNNPVLIGEPGVGKTAIVEGLAQRMVEGDVPTSLANKKLLQLDIASMLAGAKYRGEFEERMKAVLKEITAADGRYVMFIDEIHTIVGAGAAEGAVDAGNMLKPALARGELRLVGATTLDEYRKRIEKDPALERRFQPVYIAPPSVEDTVAILRGLKERYEVHHGVRITDDAVIAAAKLSDRYIGGRFLPDKAIDLIDEAGSRLRIEIDSLPQEIDEVERRRVQLEIERQALQEETDGPARERRRVIEAELGELTEKGQGMKARWQAEKDVIEQIQALRTSIDELRGEADRTTRTGELNRAAEINYGEIPNAEEEVEVLAARLAELQKDHKFLKEEVEADDIAGVVAEWTGIPVTRLMESERQRLTHLEEHLGERIVGQAEAVTAVSNAVRRSRAGLQDPDRPVGSFIFLGPTGVGKTETARGLAEFIFDDDRAMVRIDMSEYMEKHAVARLIGAPPGYVGYEEGGQLTEAVRRRPHAVVLFDEIEKAHPEVFNVLLQILDDGRLTDAQGRTVDFRNVVIIMTSNIGSQDILELADGADWEAVDGAVRGQLNSHFRPEFLNRVDDIVVFRPLGTPELARIVKLQLERVSELTSDLGIVLEVTPAAQLYLAEEGYEPAYGARPLKRAIQGSIQDPLALYLLEEEVPEGTKVLVDVAKDRTGLDFEAVPPNALADSPPSVG